In Fragaria vesca subsp. vesca linkage group LG5, FraVesHawaii_1.0, whole genome shotgun sequence, the genomic stretch GGCAGAACCAACTTTTATATATCAATTATTTTCTTTTAGTTACCACTTACCATTGCATGAAATGTCGAAGTACGTACGTAAAAATGTAGAATATTTACATATTTTAGGCAGTTAATACTTGTTGAGAATCGTATCTTTCTAATTAAAGTTGTATTAGATTGAAACTCTCAAGAACATGAACAATAGCGGACTCAGGATTTTATAATAAGGTGGTTTAAAAAAAATTCTTAATGAATGTGTACTAACTTATGTCAAAAATGGATTAAGTTCAATAACATATGGGCTAAATTTGAAAATGTGAGGTGGGCTAATTCTTGAATTTTAGTTTTTTGAACAAAAATTTTACTAAAATTAAAAATTGACGTTTTTTCAAAATTTAGGGTGCGCTGTAGCCTACCGGAGCCCGTAGGTACGCTTTTAAACATGAAGTCATGGAGCATATGTATTTAGCAGATCACCAGAAGGAAGAGAGCTAGGAAATTATAATGAATTAATTGATCGACCATCAATTGGTTATATTCAGCTATATTATACCATTTAATCACAATGATTTCATAACTTCGTAGTGACAATGGGAAATGTTAATTCCACCAACAAAAGAAGAAGAGAGGCAATCCTCTTGGGCACCATCGATCAGTAGTCATGTACGCGCGGTAAACAATTAGTATATTTTGATCTGCACCACTACTACTACAATTTCCTACAGGTAGAATCTGAGACTGCTCTATCTGAGTTTCATATTTGACGCTTGATTAAGCCATAAACAGTGACAAGAGCCATGATGAAAGAATGATCTACATGAGGCTCCACTACCAAACTCAAAATGTCATCTCCCAACACAACACCTGACGATGATTGCTTTCGCTTTGCCTCCGCCATAACTCTTCCGTTACTGTCAGTTATTCTGAACGCTGCTGATTTTCCAGCTGCCAATCCTTGTAACCTGTAGCAACTTCCGTCGACCATGCTTACTTTGTACGACTTACTACAGTACTCTTTGTTTCCGAAGATTGATCTGCAACTCTTTCTCACTCGAAACATTGGCTTAGCCCCGTTGGTGCCGTAGCCTTTCCAACGCGAAAACACTCCCATTCTGTGCTCACATAGAGTGAAGAGAACCTTGCCGCGGAGATCCA encodes the following:
- the LOC101304973 gene encoding protein LURP-one-related 2-like — protein: MAKVHPLTVVTNTEDVSSSTSSYKNYITSKRETFTVWMKSLLMQGNGCTAFDENGEIVYRIDNYDDKHSNEVFLMDLRGKVLFTLCEHRMGVFSRWKGYGTNGAKPMFRVRKSCRSIFGNKEYCSKSYKVSMVDGSCYRLQGLAAGKSAAFRITDSNGRVMAEAKRKQSSSGVVLGDDILSLVVEPHVDHSFIMALVTVYGLIKRQI